Proteins found in one Mycoplasmopsis gallopavonis genomic segment:
- a CDS encoding chromate transporter, whose amino-acid sequence MISLLVALPFLVLISLIVFGGGQVFMPIFNWFWNLLANIFGTNIDEQKINQIFTVANSTPGVVSTKFAFYTGFLVANGSWWGYLAMFLTYLVFCLPAIFCIFFAMKYMNKFKENHFLKNLISIFKPLLAGIMLALAIQLLISIALPNYYFNKSVNLYFGKMNPSSTSSLTLQVFGGNDKLSQIRRICLYIYLPLAAFIALIALKFKVNLFLIIIINVLLAINLLGLLPEVIHLWN is encoded by the coding sequence ATGATTAGTCTATTAGTCGCTTTACCTTTTTTAGTTTTAATTAGCTTGATTGTTTTTGGTGGTGGACAAGTCTTTATGCCTATTTTTAATTGGTTTTGAAATTTACTTGCAAACATTTTTGGAACAAATATTGATGAACAAAAAATTAATCAAATTTTTACTGTTGCTAATTCTACGCCCGGTGTGGTTTCAACAAAATTTGCTTTTTACACAGGTTTTTTAGTTGCAAACGGATCTTGATGAGGTTACTTAGCAATGTTCTTAACTTATCTCGTTTTTTGTTTGCCTGCAATTTTTTGCATCTTTTTCGCAATGAAATATATGAATAAATTTAAAGAGAATCATTTTCTTAAAAATCTAATTAGCATTTTTAAACCACTTCTTGCAGGAATTATGCTTGCACTAGCTATTCAGCTTTTAATTAGCATCGCATTACCGAATTATTATTTCAACAAAAGTGTAAACCTATACTTTGGTAAAATGAATCCTTCAAGTACTAGTTCGCTTACACTTCAAGTATTTGGAGGCAATGATAAGTTAAGTCAAATTAGAAGAATTTGCCTTTATATTTATTTACCTCTAGCTGCATTTATTGCATTAATTGCACTAAAATTTAAAGTTAATTTGTTTTTAATCATTATTATTAATGTTTTACTCGCTATAAATCTTCTTGGTTTATTACCAGAAGTAATTCACTTATGAAATTAA
- a CDS encoding chromate transporter, whose product MFILKISFIGFGGGNALMPVIKNEVVKNKKWINQDEFDQILIVTNSLPGASVIQTVSYIAIKLLGTFKGIVVTLIAFIPHLLFSLLIFKLFKYVPIEYVVYIAIGTLISIIILLINFAWTYLKQAKNTLTAPLWVLIFLATFSYNVFVPAPYNIPIIPIIIMILIYTIAYLFSLKKRGKND is encoded by the coding sequence TTGTTTATTCTTAAAATTTCTTTCATTGGTTTTGGTGGTGGAAACGCACTTATGCCTGTTATTAAAAATGAAGTTGTAAAAAACAAAAAATGAATTAACCAAGATGAATTTGATCAAATTTTAATCGTAACAAATAGTTTGCCAGGAGCAAGTGTTATTCAAACAGTTTCTTATATTGCAATTAAACTTCTTGGAACTTTTAAAGGAATAGTTGTAACACTAATCGCTTTTATTCCTCATCTTCTTTTTAGTCTTTTAATTTTTAAACTTTTTAAATATGTACCAATTGAATATGTTGTGTATATTGCTATCGGTACTTTAATTTCGATTATTATTTTATTAATTAATTTTGCATGAACTTATCTAAAACAAGCAAAAAATACTTTAACTGCTCCACTTTGGGTCTTAATTTTTCTAGCTACTTTTAGTTATAATGTTTTTGTTCCTGCACCATATAACATTCCTATCATTCCGATTATCATTATGATTCTAATTTATACGATAGCTTACCTATTTTCTTTAAAGAAACGAGGTAAAAATGATTAG